A window of Candidatus Jettenia caeni contains these coding sequences:
- a CDS encoding two-component sensor kinase: MVFGYIIIALFMSAMSFYLFLRLNHINKVVDSIVNIDIPSIKNGEKLVDNLLEQIRNEKKYLITKDRAFLNLFDKKKIDFFDRLQSLKKSTPNNKEKKVVINQIKEFYNKYIAMASKEFILLGYDKIIPPDIHYEDKKKRTLDRLTQSINKLILTQRATLIQKIELFQKTTHKSTRIFFAIISFAILCGVIFSYFFTYSICAPIKILKNATEHIAHGDLDYRVVVKSHDEIGTLGTAFNQMCNKLKEIDQMKSEFISNISHNLKTPLTAIREANELMLDKIAGQISKPQMKLLNIIKENTLRLIMMINDLLDISRFEAGLMRYNFQYANIQDVIHKSIEEIRFLAESKNIYIQWRNGVSIPDILLDRDKISQVLDNIFSNAIKFTPSGGIIMVKAHEIETVNISRVFKEQNRLQNVRSFIQVSISDTGVGIPVEYHKKIFDKFQQVVNKGKGGIKGTGLGLFIAKHVILDHGGDIWVENNEGDGCTFHFTLPSRYNYILHS; encoded by the coding sequence ATGGTCTTCGGATATATCATCATTGCATTATTTATGTCTGCAATGAGTTTTTACTTATTTCTCCGTCTGAACCATATTAATAAGGTTGTTGACTCAATTGTGAATATCGATATTCCTTCCATTAAAAATGGAGAGAAATTAGTAGATAACCTTCTTGAACAGATTCGAAACGAGAAAAAATACCTTATTACTAAAGACCGGGCTTTTTTAAACCTCTTTGATAAGAAAAAAATAGATTTTTTTGACCGGCTTCAATCTTTGAAAAAATCTACACCTAATAACAAAGAAAAGAAGGTAGTGATAAACCAAATAAAAGAATTTTATAATAAATATATCGCCATGGCTTCTAAAGAGTTCATATTGTTAGGTTACGATAAGATTATTCCACCTGATATCCATTATGAAGACAAAAAGAAGAGAACCCTCGACCGGCTTACACAATCTATCAACAAGCTAATCCTTACACAGCGAGCCACCTTAATTCAAAAGATTGAATTATTTCAAAAGACTACCCATAAATCTACCAGAATATTCTTTGCCATTATCTCATTTGCTATCCTGTGTGGGGTAATTTTTTCTTATTTCTTCACTTATAGCATATGCGCACCAATAAAAATTCTAAAAAATGCAACAGAACATATTGCCCATGGAGATTTAGATTATCGTGTTGTTGTTAAATCTCATGATGAAATTGGCACCCTGGGAACGGCGTTCAATCAAATGTGCAACAAATTAAAAGAAATTGATCAAATGAAATCAGAATTTATATCTAATATCTCACATAATTTGAAAACCCCTTTAACGGCGATACGAGAGGCTAATGAACTTATGCTCGACAAAATCGCCGGCCAAATTTCAAAACCTCAAATGAAACTCCTTAATATTATCAAGGAAAATACTCTTCGGCTTATTATGATGATTAATGATCTGCTGGATATTTCGCGATTTGAAGCAGGATTGATGAGATACAATTTTCAATATGCCAATATTCAGGATGTTATCCATAAGAGCATTGAAGAAATACGCTTTTTAGCAGAAAGTAAAAACATTTACATTCAATGGAGAAACGGAGTATCTATTCCCGATATTCTGTTAGACCGTGACAAAATTTCCCAGGTACTCGACAATATCTTTAGCAATGCTATCAAATTCACTCCATCGGGGGGAATCATCATGGTAAAAGCGCATGAGATTGAAACCGTGAACATTTCCCGTGTTTTTAAAGAACAGAATCGACTGCAAAATGTACGTTCTTTCATCCAGGTCAGCATATCTGATACCGGGGTTGGAATACCGGTTGAATATCACAAAAAGATCTTCGATAAATTTCAACAGGTTGTTAACAAGGGAAAAGGAGGTATAAAAGGAACAGGGTTAGGACTCTTCATCGCAAAGCATGTTATCCTTGACCATGGAGGTGATATTTGGGTAGAAAATAACGAGGGAGATGGTTGTACTTTCCATTTTACACTTCCTTCCAGATATAACTATATTTTACATTCTTAA
- a CDS encoding two-component response regulator, producing MLNEKILVIDDDTNILEVIQMRLRALGYHVTTAKDSKEAKKALSTTAFNLVILDLRLAEENGIQLMEEIMGCNPILPIIILTAHGSIESAVEAMSKGAYSYITKPFNNEELSILIKNALEKQRLTREIEQLRSKLNEQYNFKNIITQNKKMQEIFERVIKISQTDCTVSIYGESGTGKEMIARAIHHNSNRSKGPFVATNCGAIPEGLLENELFGHIRGAYTDAHESKDGLFTRAEGGTVFLDEISNTSATLQVKLLRVLQEREIKPVGGSKNIKVNVRVVAASNTDLQKAVQEGIFREDLFYRIHVVPIYLPPLRERKDDIPLLANYFMTEFCKALKKDALEFTPATLQRMALYDWPGNIRELKNKVEHATIMSNKNIITPEDMFSNAEVTPKSTFNSFKDAKERFEHEYVENLLKISKGNISKASKMANRNRAEIYKLIKKYNINIEHYKHISP from the coding sequence ATGCTAAATGAGAAAATATTAGTTATTGATGACGACACAAATATTCTGGAAGTTATCCAGATGCGTTTAAGAGCGTTAGGTTATCATGTTACAACAGCAAAGGATAGCAAAGAAGCCAAAAAAGCATTATCTACTACTGCTTTTAACCTCGTTATCCTTGATTTGCGATTAGCTGAAGAAAACGGAATCCAACTGATGGAAGAAATCATGGGTTGCAATCCAATACTTCCCATTATTATCCTGACGGCACATGGAAGCATTGAAAGCGCAGTTGAAGCCATGAGCAAAGGAGCGTATAGCTATATAACGAAACCTTTTAATAATGAAGAACTATCCATCCTTATCAAGAATGCCCTTGAAAAACAAAGGCTTACCCGGGAAATCGAACAGCTCAGAAGTAAACTCAATGAACAATACAACTTTAAGAACATTATCACCCAGAATAAAAAAATGCAGGAAATCTTCGAACGGGTCATAAAAATATCCCAAACTGATTGTACTGTTTCCATTTATGGAGAGAGTGGCACAGGTAAGGAGATGATTGCAAGGGCTATCCACCACAACAGTAACCGGTCGAAGGGTCCTTTTGTCGCAACGAACTGTGGCGCCATACCAGAAGGCTTATTGGAAAATGAGCTCTTTGGACACATACGCGGCGCATATACAGACGCCCATGAATCAAAGGATGGTCTTTTCACACGGGCTGAAGGAGGAACTGTTTTTTTAGATGAAATTAGCAATACTTCAGCAACATTACAAGTCAAGCTTTTAAGGGTATTACAGGAAAGGGAAATTAAACCTGTTGGCGGCTCAAAAAATATCAAGGTCAATGTAAGGGTTGTTGCCGCCTCAAATACAGACCTGCAAAAAGCCGTACAGGAAGGAATATTTCGTGAAGATTTATTCTATCGCATACATGTTGTGCCTATTTATCTTCCCCCTTTAAGGGAAAGGAAGGATGATATCCCTTTATTGGCGAATTATTTTATGACAGAATTTTGCAAAGCACTGAAGAAAGATGCTCTTGAATTTACACCGGCTACACTCCAAAGGATGGCCCTCTATGATTGGCCTGGCAATATACGTGAATTAAAAAACAAAGTTGAACATGCCACTATCATGAGTAATAAAAATATCATAACTCCGGAAGACATGTTTAGCAACGCAGAAGTAACACCAAAGAGTACCTTCAACTCGTTTAAAGACGCCAAGGAGAGATTTGAACATGAGTATGTGGAAAATCTCCTGAAAATAAGCAAGGGGAATATCTCAAAAGCTTCAAAAATGGCAAACCGTAATAGGGCTGAAATTTATAAATTAATTAAAAAATACAATATCAATATTGAACATTATAAACATATTTCCCCGTAA
- a CDS encoding UDP-N-acetylmuramate-L-alanine ligase translates to MFGPKRGKSSKFIKGEAGMQAYMGPLENQFNYRPSSGHCVYFIGIGGIGMSAIARILINEGCVVTGSDVRSSSLTSTLEKMGARINIKQDGSFMTSKTDVVVVSSAISEDNPDLKTARKLGIKVVKYSQILGSLMKEKRGIAISGTHGKTTTSAMISTILKTSGLDPTFVIGGEVPDIGGNSHLGKGNLFVAEACEYDRSFLNLAPQIGVITNIEEDHLDYYETIEKIIHAFGDFASLISKEGLLVVNNNDANVALAIQRAHCKVETYSLENASDWRGEIHSVNDGVTRFKIFRKDTFFDEFLLKIPGAHNVLNALAATAVCTYIGVEKDAMKAALASFNGANRRFQIVGVKKDVTIIDDYAHHPTEIHVTLRAARGLYPGKRIWCVFQPHQYSRTRHLLKGFSRSFQNADKVIFADIYAARDSEYERTAMNSMKLCEETRTMGVDVRYIPHLGDITKELSFQVKPGDVVITMGAGDVGKVAYDLVSNLG, encoded by the coding sequence ATGTTTGGACCAAAGAGGGGAAAATCCAGCAAATTTATCAAAGGGGAAGCGGGCATGCAAGCATATATGGGGCCGTTAGAGAATCAGTTTAATTATCGTCCTTCAAGTGGGCATTGTGTGTACTTTATTGGAATTGGTGGTATAGGGATGAGTGCTATTGCACGTATTCTTATCAATGAAGGTTGTGTCGTAACCGGTTCGGATGTAAGGAGCTCTTCATTAACTTCAACCTTAGAGAAAATGGGCGCCAGGATTAACATAAAGCAGGATGGGAGTTTCATGACGTCCAAGACCGATGTGGTGGTAGTCTCTTCGGCAATTTCTGAAGATAATCCGGATCTGAAGACTGCCAGAAAATTAGGGATAAAGGTGGTGAAGTATTCACAGATACTTGGTTCCCTGATGAAAGAGAAACGGGGCATCGCAATTAGCGGTACGCATGGAAAGACAACCACCAGTGCAATGATTTCTACCATATTAAAGACATCAGGGTTAGACCCGACATTTGTCATAGGAGGAGAAGTGCCCGATATTGGTGGAAATTCGCATTTGGGGAAGGGAAACTTATTTGTGGCAGAGGCCTGTGAGTATGACCGGTCATTTTTAAACCTTGCCCCGCAGATAGGGGTGATTACGAATATAGAAGAGGATCACCTGGACTATTATGAGACCATAGAAAAGATAATCCATGCGTTTGGTGATTTTGCATCGTTGATTTCAAAAGAAGGCCTCCTGGTAGTAAACAATAACGATGCCAACGTAGCGCTTGCGATACAAAGAGCCCATTGTAAGGTGGAGACCTATTCACTGGAGAACGCCTCTGACTGGCGTGGTGAGATCCATTCGGTAAATGACGGCGTAACGAGGTTTAAAATCTTTCGGAAAGATACCTTTTTTGATGAATTTTTGCTGAAAATACCCGGTGCGCACAATGTATTGAATGCATTGGCGGCAACCGCGGTATGTACCTATATTGGAGTGGAGAAAGATGCTATGAAAGCTGCATTGGCATCGTTTAACGGGGCGAACAGGAGGTTTCAAATAGTTGGGGTGAAGAAGGATGTTACGATAATTGATGATTATGCCCATCATCCGACGGAGATACATGTTACCTTACGAGCGGCAAGGGGGCTGTATCCCGGGAAAAGGATATGGTGTGTATTCCAACCGCATCAATATAGCCGAACCCGTCATTTACTGAAGGGGTTCTCAAGGTCCTTTCAGAATGCAGATAAGGTAATTTTTGCGGATATTTATGCAGCCCGTGATAGTGAATATGAGAGGACGGCGATGAACTCGATGAAATTATGTGAGGAGACCCGTACTATGGGTGTTGATGTACGTTATATTCCACACTTAGGCGATATCACAAAAGAGCTTTCTTTCCAGGTAAAACCCGGCGATGTGGTAATAACAATGGGCGCAGGTGATGTAGGAAAAGTTGCTTATGATTTAGTATCAAATTTAGGATAA
- a CDS encoding two-component sensor kinase → MIKNSLWRRIIFGYIIITLFMLSTSFYLIFRLNFLKKVTDSVMKSDIPSIENGEKLIDSLLEQVRNEKKYLITNDQAFLNLFDKKKIDFFDRLQSLEEYITGEEKVLIHKIKEFYNKYIAIVSKEFILVGKDNIIPPDARYEEEKKNTLEQITKSINTIILSQQTALIKKIELLQIIVHKSTKVALSLILSAILFGTIFSYFFTRSICLPIKTLQEATERISQGDLDYRIAVSSTDEIGTLGTAFNQMCNRLKELDLLKSEFISSISHNLKTPLTAIREANELMLDKIAGQVSEPQIKLLNIIKESTHRLTLMINDILDISRVEAGLMRYNFQYSNIHDIIRKSIGELRFLAERKNISFQHINGTSIPEISLDHDKIAQVIDNIFSNAIKFTPSGGTVTIKVKEVNARSFSPGHGEKNQMNNVHSFIQVSISDTGIGIPVEYHEKVFDKFQQVDNKGKGCTKGTGLGLFIAKQIVFDHGGEIWVENNGEQKGTTFHFTLPLKYNYT, encoded by the coding sequence ATGATAAAAAATAGCCTGTGGAGACGAATTATCTTCGGTTACATAATAATTACGCTGTTTATGTTATCAACAAGTTTTTATTTAATCTTTCGCCTGAATTTTCTGAAGAAAGTTACCGACTCAGTTATGAAATCCGATATCCCTTCCATAGAGAATGGAGAAAAGCTGATAGATAGCCTTCTCGAGCAGGTCAGAAATGAGAAAAAATACCTGATTACAAATGACCAGGCTTTTTTAAACCTCTTTGATAAGAAAAAAATAGATTTCTTTGACCGGCTTCAATCTCTGGAAGAATATATAACCGGAGAAGAAAAAGTATTAATACATAAGATAAAAGAATTTTATAATAAATACATTGCAATTGTTTCTAAGGAATTTATTCTCGTAGGTAAAGACAATATCATTCCACCTGATGCCCGCTATGAAGAAGAAAAGAAAAATACCCTTGAACAGATTACTAAATCTATCAATACAATAATCCTGTCTCAACAGACTGCATTAATTAAAAAGATTGAATTATTACAAATAATCGTGCACAAATCTACCAAAGTAGCCCTTTCTTTAATCTTATCTGCAATCTTATTCGGAACGATATTCTCCTATTTCTTTACCCGCAGTATATGTTTACCCATAAAAACATTGCAGGAAGCAACAGAACGCATTTCTCAGGGAGATTTAGATTATCGGATCGCAGTTTCATCCACAGATGAGATTGGTACTTTGGGGACTGCGTTCAATCAGATGTGTAACAGACTGAAAGAACTTGATCTCCTGAAATCGGAGTTTATTTCCAGTATCTCACATAATCTGAAAACCCCTTTAACTGCTATCCGGGAAGCTAATGAGCTCATGCTCGATAAAATTGCCGGCCAAGTCTCTGAACCACAAATTAAACTCCTTAATATTATAAAGGAGAGCACACACCGGCTTACATTAATGATTAATGACATCCTGGATATTTCCCGGGTAGAAGCAGGATTGATGAGATATAATTTTCAATACTCAAATATCCATGATATCATTCGTAAAAGCATTGGCGAACTACGCTTTCTTGCGGAACGTAAAAACATTTCCTTTCAGCATATAAATGGGACTTCTATTCCTGAAATTTCATTAGATCATGATAAAATTGCTCAGGTAATAGATAACATCTTTAGCAACGCCATTAAATTTACTCCATCAGGGGGCACTGTCACAATAAAAGTAAAAGAGGTAAATGCCCGTAGTTTTTCCCCTGGTCATGGAGAAAAAAACCAGATGAATAATGTGCATTCTTTTATTCAAGTCAGCATATCAGATACCGGGATTGGAATACCGGTAGAATATCACGAAAAAGTCTTCGATAAATTTCAACAGGTGGATAATAAAGGAAAAGGTTGTACGAAGGGAACCGGGTTAGGACTCTTTATTGCAAAACAGATCGTATTTGATCACGGAGGTGAAATTTGGGTAGAAAACAATGGAGAACAAAAAGGCACTACGTTTCATTTCACACTGCCACTAAAATACAACTACACTTAA
- a CDS encoding two-component sensor kinase encodes MEVSEKFLQTALDGIHDCINIINKDFQIIFVNEAASKMGGKKRQSMLGNKCYTQLWEKSAPCESCATGKVFETGKSQQVIKWETGFDGKKYCMEHFVFPIADKEGNVEYAVEIFRDITERKLFEEEREQQRLELGKRIRELRHAYEELESLQSQLLQTEKMASIGLIASSLAHELDTPLATISGYCELLAEDTPDEKLLGRIKTISEQIVKCQKTIRNLLDFSRKSNYERKLCNIHHLINNTLSLIEHRLIIRKIKLHKIFNDKVPLLFVDGNQIQQVILNLINNAVDALPKGGDIGIETRINTEPKSVDIVFEDNGFGISDEDQKHIFTPFFTTKEPGKGTGLGLSICNNIILAHNGKIVLESKAGTGTKFIISLPI; translated from the coding sequence GTGGAGGTATCTGAGAAATTTCTACAAACAGCCCTTGATGGCATTCATGATTGTATTAATATTATAAATAAAGATTTTCAAATCATATTCGTAAATGAAGCTGCAAGTAAGATGGGTGGGAAGAAACGGCAGTCGATGTTGGGAAACAAATGTTATACACAACTATGGGAAAAAAGTGCTCCTTGTGAAAGCTGCGCAACTGGAAAGGTCTTTGAAACTGGTAAGTCTCAACAGGTAATTAAATGGGAAACGGGATTTGATGGTAAGAAGTATTGTATGGAGCATTTTGTATTCCCTATTGCAGACAAAGAAGGAAATGTGGAGTATGCCGTAGAAATTTTTAGGGATATTACCGAAAGAAAATTATTCGAAGAAGAGCGGGAACAACAACGACTGGAGCTGGGTAAACGAATACGTGAACTTCGGCATGCCTATGAAGAGCTTGAATCTTTGCAAAGTCAACTCCTGCAAACGGAAAAAATGGCTTCTATTGGTCTCATTGCATCAAGTCTTGCTCATGAACTAGATACACCTCTTGCAACGATTTCCGGTTACTGTGAATTATTGGCAGAGGATACCCCTGATGAAAAGTTATTAGGGCGGATTAAGACCATTTCCGAACAGATAGTAAAATGTCAAAAGACCATCAGAAATCTGCTCGATTTTTCAAGAAAATCTAATTATGAAAGAAAATTGTGTAATATTCATCATTTAATTAACAATACCTTGTCGCTTATTGAACATCGTTTGATAATCCGTAAAATAAAATTACACAAAATTTTTAATGATAAGGTGCCTCTGTTATTCGTGGATGGAAATCAAATTCAGCAGGTAATTTTAAACCTTATCAATAATGCAGTAGATGCCTTACCGAAAGGAGGAGATATAGGTATCGAAACCAGGATAAATACAGAACCGAAATCTGTTGATATTGTCTTTGAGGATAACGGATTCGGTATATCTGATGAAGACCAAAAACATATCTTCACCCCTTTTTTTACCACGAAAGAACCTGGTAAAGGGACGGGATTAGGATTATCGATTTGCAATAATATAATCTTAGCCCATAATGGTAAAATAGTGTTAGAGAGTAAGGCAGGCACTGGTACGAAATTTATTATATCACTGCCAATATGA
- a CDS encoding two-component response regulator — translation MKKILIVDDDIAMGEMCKELLKSRGYVSDVVASSKEAIEKISMDGIYTIVLTDLVMPEMDGIEVLKKVKQQNPHIDVVVMTSYGTVTNAVEAMKLGASDYITKPFKRDELIIIIEKILQMQRLEGEVDRLRSELGEKYTFGNIVGESVKMRKIYEIISNVSNTEANILIQGETGTGKELVARAIHYNSTRKNYPFVKVDCAALSETLLESELFGHEKGSFTGATKDRIGRFRTADRGTIFLDEIGNIPMTVQAKLLRVLQDSEFEAVGSDQPVKVDVRIVAATNADLEDRVEKGLFRRDLFYRLNVIRIFLPSLRERMDDIPMLVSHFLSIHNTKNRKTVEGISREALGKLMSYAWPGNIRELENVIERAVILCKGKMIEPVDIPLYQEKTSFKQDLSGKSLQILMDQVERQIIVNTMELVEADKEQAAKILQISRASLYNKIKKHKITELL, via the coding sequence TTGAAGAAGATATTAATTGTAGATGATGATATAGCAATGGGGGAGATGTGTAAGGAACTCCTCAAGAGCAGGGGATATGTATCGGACGTTGTTGCAAGCAGTAAAGAAGCCATTGAAAAGATATCTATGGATGGAATATATACTATTGTCCTTACTGATTTAGTTATGCCAGAAATGGACGGTATAGAAGTCTTAAAGAAGGTTAAACAGCAAAATCCACATATCGATGTAGTTGTCATGACCAGTTATGGCACTGTTACCAATGCCGTAGAAGCTATGAAACTCGGCGCTTCGGATTATATTACGAAACCGTTCAAGCGCGATGAACTTATTATTATTATTGAAAAGATATTACAAATGCAGCGACTGGAAGGGGAAGTGGACCGGTTACGCTCAGAACTCGGTGAAAAATATACCTTTGGTAATATTGTTGGTGAAAGTGTAAAGATGAGAAAGATCTATGAAATTATATCAAACGTATCTAATACGGAAGCTAATATCCTGATTCAGGGAGAGACAGGAACAGGCAAGGAATTGGTAGCAAGGGCTATTCATTACAATAGTACTCGTAAGAATTATCCTTTTGTAAAGGTAGATTGCGCTGCCTTGTCAGAGACGTTATTGGAGAGTGAACTCTTTGGCCACGAGAAAGGGTCATTTACCGGAGCAACAAAAGATAGAATTGGTCGTTTTAGAACAGCAGATCGAGGTACCATATTCTTAGATGAAATCGGCAATATTCCTATGACGGTTCAGGCAAAATTACTTCGTGTTTTGCAGGATAGTGAATTTGAGGCGGTAGGAAGCGACCAGCCGGTAAAAGTGGATGTACGTATTGTTGCCGCAACCAATGCAGACCTTGAGGATCGTGTTGAAAAAGGCTTATTTCGCAGGGATCTCTTCTATAGGTTGAACGTTATTCGTATTTTTCTTCCTTCTTTAAGAGAGCGTATGGACGATATCCCCATGCTTGTTTCACATTTTCTTTCTATCCATAATACAAAGAATAGGAAAACAGTAGAAGGGATTTCGCGTGAAGCGCTAGGTAAACTCATGTCATATGCCTGGCCAGGCAATATACGAGAGCTGGAAAACGTTATCGAACGTGCGGTAATTCTTTGTAAAGGAAAGATGATTGAGCCTGTAGACATCCCTTTGTATCAGGAAAAGACAAGTTTTAAACAGGACTTGTCCGGAAAGTCCCTTCAGATATTAATGGATCAGGTTGAGCGCCAAATAATTGTTAACACTATGGAATTGGTGGAGGCAGATAAGGAACAAGCTGCTAAAATACTCCAAATCTCACGTGCCAGTCTTTATAATAAAATAAAAAAGCATAAAATTACTGAATTGTTGTAA
- a CDS encoding putative peptidyl-prolyl cis-trans isomerase, translating into MIKGFTRQMGIVMSGILCIHLSVFAAETETKKPSASAKKATESPKKEASASKQKEAAPAKKEKDANKDSNKVAATVNGEAITQGEVNKILNRFTDKIDKEQIPVVTKQILDGLVTQKLIMQFIKDKKIEVSQADIDAELEKVRKDAESNPSLQGQTLEQILASHGGSIDDLKRDIKISLSLERYFGKDIDDQKIKAYFEKNKHNYDDTEVKASHILVDTRNMKTEEELAQAKEKISKAKAEVDAGKDFAKVAEQYSDCPSAKEGGDLGFFKRKGKMVEPFAAAAFALNVDQVSEPIKTDFGYHIIKVTEIKKGEEINFDDIKQDVKMDMMSESLNVTLAQLKQNAKIDIKTN; encoded by the coding sequence ATGATAAAGGGATTTACCAGGCAGATGGGAATTGTAATGAGTGGAATACTATGCATTCATTTAAGTGTTTTCGCTGCCGAAACAGAGACAAAAAAACCTTCTGCATCAGCAAAAAAAGCTACTGAATCACCTAAAAAGGAAGCCTCTGCATCTAAACAAAAAGAGGCTGCGCCTGCCAAAAAGGAAAAAGACGCAAATAAAGACTCAAATAAGGTTGCTGCAACAGTAAATGGCGAGGCAATTACCCAGGGAGAGGTTAATAAAATACTCAATAGGTTCACAGATAAAATAGATAAAGAGCAAATTCCCGTAGTGACTAAACAGATACTCGATGGTTTGGTTACCCAAAAACTCATTATGCAATTTATTAAGGATAAAAAGATTGAAGTAAGTCAGGCAGATATAGATGCAGAATTGGAAAAAGTAAGGAAGGACGCTGAGTCAAATCCAAGTTTACAGGGTCAAACGCTGGAGCAAATACTTGCATCTCATGGAGGTAGCATTGATGATTTAAAGAGGGATATAAAGATATCACTTTCCTTGGAAAGGTATTTTGGGAAGGATATTGATGACCAGAAAATAAAGGCATATTTTGAGAAGAACAAACATAATTATGATGATACCGAGGTAAAGGCAAGTCACATCCTGGTGGATACACGGAATATGAAAACAGAGGAAGAACTGGCACAGGCAAAGGAAAAAATCAGCAAGGCAAAGGCAGAAGTAGATGCAGGAAAAGACTTTGCAAAAGTTGCAGAGCAGTATTCCGATTGCCCGTCTGCAAAAGAAGGTGGAGATTTAGGGTTCTTTAAGAGAAAGGGAAAAATGGTTGAGCCATTTGCTGCAGCGGCATTTGCGCTCAATGTCGATCAGGTAAGTGAACCCATAAAGACAGATTTCGGGTATCATATCATAAAGGTGACAGAAATAAAAAAGGGAGAAGAGATTAATTTCGACGATATAAAGCAAGATGTTAAAATGGATATGATGTCGGAAAGCCTTAATGTTACGTTAGCACAACTGAAACAAAATGCTAAGATAGATATTAAGACTAACTAA